The Syngnathus typhle isolate RoL2023-S1 ecotype Sweden linkage group LG6, RoL_Styp_1.0, whole genome shotgun sequence genome has a window encoding:
- the naalad2 gene encoding N-acetylated-alpha-linked acidic dipeptidase 2 isoform X1, translating into MTKRSRSSRCIWWILAVAALFCLGFIVGWLAKPAHPNYASSASSQYMREFLDEMHPTKIREHLRKFTRLPHLSGTEQNLKYAEQIQTEWQEFGLDSVEMVPYDVLLSYPNVSQPNYIAIVDARGNEVFNTSLTEPSPESYEDVANIVPPYSAFSAKGQPEGELVYVNYGRTEDFSQLERQMGINVTGKIVIVRYGKIFRGNKVKNAMLAGAKGLILFSDPADYSADGVKPYPEGWNLPGGGAQRGNVMNLNGAGDSLTPGYPAKEYTYRSRLEDGVGLPSIPVHPIGYHDAFHLLKNMGGQISPNNWKGALNVSYKIGPGFTDDFKSQLVRMNIYTNNQVTRIYNVIGRIRGALEPDRCVILGGHRDAWVFGGIDPMSGAALVHETVRSAGKLLRKGWRPRRTIIFASWDAEEFGLLGSTEWAEDNAKLLQERAVAYINADSGIEGMYTLRVDCTPSLHTLVYDLTKQIASPEKGEEGVSLYESWHKRDNWTNNRDAPRISKLGSGSDFEAYYVRLGIAAGRARYTKNRKMERYSNYPVYHTVYETFELVEKFYDPSFTRLRAVAQVRGGLVFLLADSQIIPLDANQYAISLDKYAHSIAEIAQTHPKEMKTYQVSFDSLFSAVENFTIAAREFHERLQHVNRADPLQIRRINDQLMYLERAFIDPLGLPGRPFYRHVVFAPSSHNKYAGESFPGIYDALFDIERSANQEKAWNEVKRQISIATFTVQAAAMTLEPPG; encoded by the exons gAAATTTACACGTCTCCCCCACCTGTCAGGCACAGAGCAGAACCTGAAATATGCAGAACAGATTCAAACAGAGTGGCAGGAATTTGGCTTGGACTCAGTAGAGATGGTGCCGTATGACGTCCTGCTGTCCTACCCAAATGTATCGCAGCCCAATTACATTGCAATAGTTGACGCACGAGGCAATGAG GTTTTCAACACCTCCTTGACTGAGCCCAGTCCTGAGAGTTATGAAGACGTCGCCAACATTGTGCCTCCCTACAGTGCCTTCTCTGCTAAAGGACAGCCTGag GGGGAATTGGTGTACGTCAACTACGGCCGCACCGAAGACTTTTCCCAGTTGGAGAGGCAGATGGGAATTAATGTGACTGGCAAGATTGTCATTGTCAGATACGGGAAGATATTCCGGGGCAACAAA GTGAAGAATGCAATGCTGGCAGGCGCAAAGGGACTTATTTTGTTCTCTGATCCAGCTGATTACAGTGCAGATGGAGTCAAG CCATATCCTGAAGGCTGGAACCTTCCGGGTGGTGGAGCTCAGAGAGGAAATGTTATGAACCTGAATGGAGCAGGAGATTCTCTCACACCGGGATATCCTgctaaag AATATACCTACAGATCCCGTCTTGAAGATGGAGTGGGACTTCCCAGCATCCCTGTGCATCCCATTGGCTACCATGATGCATTTCATCTTCTCAA GAATATGGGGGGACAAATTTCTCCAAACAACTGGAAAGGAGCTTTAAATGTTTCCTACAAAATCGGCCCAGGCTTTACAGATGACTTCAAGAGCCA GTTAGTGCGCATGAACATCTACACTAATAATCAGGTGACAAGGATCTACAATGTCATTGGAAGGATAAGAGGAGCTCTAGAGCCAG ACAGATGTGTGATTCTGGGCGGACACCGTGACGCTTGGGTTTTTGGAGGAATCGATCCCATGTCGGGAGCTGCTTTGGTCCATGAAACTGTCCGCAGCGCTGGCAAGCTTCTCAGAAAGG GGTGGAGGCCAAGACGAACAATAATATTTGCCAGCTGGGATGCTGAGGAATTTGGATTGCTGGGCTCCACAGAATGGGCAGAG GACAATGCCAAACTACTTCAGGAGAGAGCCGTGGCCTACATCAATGCCGACTCTGGCATAGAGG GTATGTATACGCTCAGGGTTGACTGTACACCATCTCTGCACACGCTAGTATATGACCTCACAAAGCAG ATAGCCAGTCCAGAGAAAGGAGAGGAAGGAGTTTCTCTGTATGAAAGTTGGCATAAGAGAGACAACTGGACAAATAACCGTGATGCCCCTCG GATCAGCAAGCTGGGCTCAGGAAGTGATTTCGAAGCCTATTATGTTCGTCTGGGGATTGCAGCGGGCAGAGCAAGATACACCAAGAACAGG aaaatGGAGCGATACAGCAATTATCCTGTCTATCACACGGTTTATGAAACATTCGAGCTTGTGGAGAAGTTTTATGACCCTTCCTTCACGAGGCTTCGGGCTGTGGCTCAAGTGAGAGGCGGGCTCGTCTTCCTCCTGGCGGATTCCCAAATCATCCCTCTGGATGCCAACCAGTATGCCATCTCCCTCGACAAGTACGCACACAGCATTGCAGAGATCGCACAAACGCACCCCAAGGAGATGAAGACATACCAGGTGTCTTTTG ACTCCTTGTTTTCAGCTGTTGAAAATTTTACCATTGCAGCAAGGGAGTTCCACGAGCGTCTACAACATGTCAACAGAGCAGA TCCTCTGCAGATACGTAGAATTAACGATCAGCTCATGTATTTGGAGAGAGCCTTTATAGACCCCCTGGGTTTACCTGGAAGACCATTCTACAG GCATGTGGTATTTGCTCCTAGCAGCCATAATAAATATGCAGGAGAGTCTTTTCCCGGGATCTACGACGCATTGTTTGACATTGAGCGCTCAGCGAACCAAGAGAAGGCTTGGAATGAAGTTAAACGACAAATTAGCATAGCAACATTCACAGTCCAAGCTGCTGCCATGACACTTGAACCGCCTGGATGA
- the naalad2 gene encoding N-acetylated-alpha-linked acidic dipeptidase 2 isoform X2, which produces MKCILPRSESTSGTEQNLKYAEQIQTEWQEFGLDSVEMVPYDVLLSYPNVSQPNYIAIVDARGNEVFNTSLTEPSPESYEDVANIVPPYSAFSAKGQPEGELVYVNYGRTEDFSQLERQMGINVTGKIVIVRYGKIFRGNKVKNAMLAGAKGLILFSDPADYSADGVKPYPEGWNLPGGGAQRGNVMNLNGAGDSLTPGYPAKEYTYRSRLEDGVGLPSIPVHPIGYHDAFHLLKNMGGQISPNNWKGALNVSYKIGPGFTDDFKSQLVRMNIYTNNQVTRIYNVIGRIRGALEPDRCVILGGHRDAWVFGGIDPMSGAALVHETVRSAGKLLRKGWRPRRTIIFASWDAEEFGLLGSTEWAEDNAKLLQERAVAYINADSGIEGMYTLRVDCTPSLHTLVYDLTKQIASPEKGEEGVSLYESWHKRDNWTNNRDAPRISKLGSGSDFEAYYVRLGIAAGRARYTKNRKMERYSNYPVYHTVYETFELVEKFYDPSFTRLRAVAQVRGGLVFLLADSQIIPLDANQYAISLDKYAHSIAEIAQTHPKEMKTYQVSFDSLFSAVENFTIAAREFHERLQHVNRADPLQIRRINDQLMYLERAFIDPLGLPGRPFYRHVVFAPSSHNKYAGESFPGIYDALFDIERSANQEKAWNEVKRQISIATFTVQAAAMTLEPPG; this is translated from the exons GCACAGAGCAGAACCTGAAATATGCAGAACAGATTCAAACAGAGTGGCAGGAATTTGGCTTGGACTCAGTAGAGATGGTGCCGTATGACGTCCTGCTGTCCTACCCAAATGTATCGCAGCCCAATTACATTGCAATAGTTGACGCACGAGGCAATGAG GTTTTCAACACCTCCTTGACTGAGCCCAGTCCTGAGAGTTATGAAGACGTCGCCAACATTGTGCCTCCCTACAGTGCCTTCTCTGCTAAAGGACAGCCTGag GGGGAATTGGTGTACGTCAACTACGGCCGCACCGAAGACTTTTCCCAGTTGGAGAGGCAGATGGGAATTAATGTGACTGGCAAGATTGTCATTGTCAGATACGGGAAGATATTCCGGGGCAACAAA GTGAAGAATGCAATGCTGGCAGGCGCAAAGGGACTTATTTTGTTCTCTGATCCAGCTGATTACAGTGCAGATGGAGTCAAG CCATATCCTGAAGGCTGGAACCTTCCGGGTGGTGGAGCTCAGAGAGGAAATGTTATGAACCTGAATGGAGCAGGAGATTCTCTCACACCGGGATATCCTgctaaag AATATACCTACAGATCCCGTCTTGAAGATGGAGTGGGACTTCCCAGCATCCCTGTGCATCCCATTGGCTACCATGATGCATTTCATCTTCTCAA GAATATGGGGGGACAAATTTCTCCAAACAACTGGAAAGGAGCTTTAAATGTTTCCTACAAAATCGGCCCAGGCTTTACAGATGACTTCAAGAGCCA GTTAGTGCGCATGAACATCTACACTAATAATCAGGTGACAAGGATCTACAATGTCATTGGAAGGATAAGAGGAGCTCTAGAGCCAG ACAGATGTGTGATTCTGGGCGGACACCGTGACGCTTGGGTTTTTGGAGGAATCGATCCCATGTCGGGAGCTGCTTTGGTCCATGAAACTGTCCGCAGCGCTGGCAAGCTTCTCAGAAAGG GGTGGAGGCCAAGACGAACAATAATATTTGCCAGCTGGGATGCTGAGGAATTTGGATTGCTGGGCTCCACAGAATGGGCAGAG GACAATGCCAAACTACTTCAGGAGAGAGCCGTGGCCTACATCAATGCCGACTCTGGCATAGAGG GTATGTATACGCTCAGGGTTGACTGTACACCATCTCTGCACACGCTAGTATATGACCTCACAAAGCAG ATAGCCAGTCCAGAGAAAGGAGAGGAAGGAGTTTCTCTGTATGAAAGTTGGCATAAGAGAGACAACTGGACAAATAACCGTGATGCCCCTCG GATCAGCAAGCTGGGCTCAGGAAGTGATTTCGAAGCCTATTATGTTCGTCTGGGGATTGCAGCGGGCAGAGCAAGATACACCAAGAACAGG aaaatGGAGCGATACAGCAATTATCCTGTCTATCACACGGTTTATGAAACATTCGAGCTTGTGGAGAAGTTTTATGACCCTTCCTTCACGAGGCTTCGGGCTGTGGCTCAAGTGAGAGGCGGGCTCGTCTTCCTCCTGGCGGATTCCCAAATCATCCCTCTGGATGCCAACCAGTATGCCATCTCCCTCGACAAGTACGCACACAGCATTGCAGAGATCGCACAAACGCACCCCAAGGAGATGAAGACATACCAGGTGTCTTTTG ACTCCTTGTTTTCAGCTGTTGAAAATTTTACCATTGCAGCAAGGGAGTTCCACGAGCGTCTACAACATGTCAACAGAGCAGA TCCTCTGCAGATACGTAGAATTAACGATCAGCTCATGTATTTGGAGAGAGCCTTTATAGACCCCCTGGGTTTACCTGGAAGACCATTCTACAG GCATGTGGTATTTGCTCCTAGCAGCCATAATAAATATGCAGGAGAGTCTTTTCCCGGGATCTACGACGCATTGTTTGACATTGAGCGCTCAGCGAACCAAGAGAAGGCTTGGAATGAAGTTAAACGACAAATTAGCATAGCAACATTCACAGTCCAAGCTGCTGCCATGACACTTGAACCGCCTGGATGA